AAATATCGGAACGAATAGGTGACATGAAAACAAAGGCGGCATGCCTTAATAACTGCGGTCTGATACACTGGGGATTCTGTGAGTACAAAAAGGCTCTGGAGTACTTCATGCGCTCACTTGAGATAACCGAAAGAATCGGCAACCGGAAATCAGAGGCCGCCAATCTCAACAACATAGGTAAAGCATATGAGTTCTTCTGTGAGTACGATAAAGCACTTGAGTACCTTACTCGCTCTCTTGCGATCACGAGGGAGATCGGCGACCGTGGAACAGAGTCAGCTATTCTAGCCAATATGGGTGATATCAACAGATTTCTTGGTGAGTATGAAAAATCTCTTGAATTGGTCAGTGATTCAATGAGTATCAGAGAAATGACAGGAGACCGGAGAGGAGTAATGGAATGTCTGCTGGGCGAAGGTGATACTCTGCGTATGATGAACAACCTGGAATCTGCCAGGGAATGCTACACGAAGTCTTCCGAAATCGCCATTGAAATTGATTCTGTAGATCACAGAATGATAATGAAATACAGTATTCTGTCACTCGATCTGTTACTTGATTTAACAGAAGATGAGCTTGCGGGGACAGAGAAAGAAATAAATGAACTTCTCTCATCCATAGAGGATCCAGTTGGCGTAAACCTCAAAGCCGCTCTTCATCGACTGTCCGGGAGACTTGATTCAAAAAGATGTGAATGGAGCGGAGCAGCTGAATCATATGAGAAAGCATTGGAAATTTTCAAGGATATTGATGACAGCTACGAGCTGGCAATCACGCACTATTACATGGGACAGATGCTCCGGGAATCAGGTGATAAAGCCGGATCGAAGAAGAGTATTTCGAAAGCAGGGAAAATTTTCACCAAGATTGGTGCAAGAGGGTGGCTGAAACATATCAGTGCTTTGGAACAGATGAAGCAGAATGATATAGCGAGGTAATCATTTTGAGCAAATCAGAGGTTCTCAGCAAGAGTAAAATCGAGGATCTGCGCAAGAGGATTTCGGAACTTGAAAAATCTGAATCCGAGCTGGAGAAGTCCAGGGAAACATTTGAACATGCTCTCGATGATTCACGCCGACGTCAGGTCGAGATAAAAGCTCTGCTTGAATGCAACAAGTCCATACTTCGCCATCAGAGCTTTGAAAAGACTCTGCGATCTATATTTACTTCCTGCAGGAATCTCATCGGCGCAGAAATCGGGTATATCTCCTTCCTGTCAGAAGACCAGACTGAAGAGCAGGAAATATACCTGGATGATGGGCAGGGACTGGTGGCTCCCTCCAGTCCCAGCAGGCTTTCCAAGAACAGGCTTCAAAGGACTGCGATCGAATCAGGTGAATCAGTTATTGAAAACGATTATGCGAATTCTGAATGGGCCAGGAGTCTCCCTTCTGAACATGTGAGGATTAATAGCGTTCTATTTTCACCACTCAAAATAAATGAAAAAACCATCGGAATCATCTGTCTGATAAACAAACCCGGGGGATTCGATGAAAACGATATCAGATTGTCTTCCGCGTTCAGTGAATTCGCTGCAATTGCAGCTATCAACAGCAAAACTATT
Above is a genomic segment from Candidatus Aegiribacteria sp. containing:
- a CDS encoding tetratricopeptide repeat protein; amino-acid sequence: LLEMTDWNEGQLFDMMDEAKEMGLLKEYGGERYFFSEDVIREVIYNRINGVKRGRLHLVIAGKILDFQRETVDQVVEDLSLHFYLGGDTDKAIKYSVSAGDKARESYAYSEAVEYYNRAIECFDKKDTGWNREKIECIMNRAAALSILGENEQAILELEEAISRSCELKDKELESDGLLKICRPYLDTARYDRVLEIAEEAEKLSKDIDNMEKVADSLDNSGLACWYLGRYHDAMNYYERAMEIHEATGGKTLSPSTLNNIGAVNWNLGEYNRAMDYFKRSLEISERIGDMKTKAACLNNCGLIHWGFCEYKKALEYFMRSLEITERIGNRKSEAANLNNIGKAYEFFCEYDKALEYLTRSLAITREIGDRGTESAILANMGDINRFLGEYEKSLELVSDSMSIREMTGDRRGVMECLLGEGDTLRMMNNLESARECYTKSSEIAIEIDSVDHRMIMKYSILSLDLLLDLTEDELAGTEKEINELLSSIEDPVGVNLKAALHRLSGRLDSKRCEWSGAAESYEKALEIFKDIDDSYELAITHYYMGQMLRESGDKAGSKKSISKAGKIFTKIGARGWLKHISALEQMKQNDIAR